In Carya illinoinensis cultivar Pawnee chromosome 10, C.illinoinensisPawnee_v1, whole genome shotgun sequence, one DNA window encodes the following:
- the LOC122278244 gene encoding patatin-like protein 6, with product MAAVMSASPMHDIHLDKLTYEIFSVLENKFLFGYENDLPLIPNPTSKLSSHSGRRDLISSCKQNPGAKVRILSIDGRGSTDGILAAATLSRLEDFLRRKSGNPDARISDVFDVVAGSGAGGILASLLFTRGRDGAPMFTADQALKFLVDNHRKIFRSSPSGVLRRIIRSDKAERLFSKTFGESTLKDTLKSVLIPCYDLSTNAPFLFSRADALEMDGYDFKIRDVCAATLTARPVEIASVDRRTRINAVNGEIAMNNPTAAAITHVLHNKLEFPLCNGVEDLLVVSLGNAQSESGIGNITSSPTGLLRIAGEGASDVVDQAVSMAFGQWRTSNYVRIQANGTPPANYKSMDLMALTENMLVQKNVESVLFHGRRMVESTNLEKLEMLAGEVIKEQERRKTSILPTVVLKQASPSPRTSSATTLSTLSSC from the exons ATGGCGGCAGTAATGTCTGCTTCCCCCATGCACGACATCCACCTCGACAAACTCACCTACGAGATCTTCTCCGTTCTCGAGAACAAGTTCCTCTTCGGCTATGAGAACGACCTTCCCCTAATTCCCAATCCCACTTCCAAGCTCTCCTCTCATTCCGGCCGCCGAGACTTGATTTCATCATGCAAGCAAAATCCCGGCGCCAAAGTCAGAATCCTATCAATCGACGGTCGAGGCTCCACTGACGGTATCTTGGCCGCCGCCACCCTCTCCCGTCTCGAGGACTTCCTTCGCCGCAAATCCGGCAACCCAGATGCCCGCATTTCTGACGTTTTTGACGTCGTGGCCGGTTCCGGCGCCGGCGGCATCCTCGCTTCACTCCTTTTCACTCGTGGCAGAGACGGAGCCCCAATGTTCACCGCAGATCAGGCGCTGAAGTTCCTCGTCGACAACCACCGCAAGATCTTCCGGTCATCGCCGTCGGGGGTTCTCCGGCGGATTATCAGGTCGGATAAGGCGGAGAGGCTCTTCAGTAAAACATTCGGGGAGTCCACTCTCAAGGACACGCTGAAGTCCGTTCTGATTCCCTGCTACGACCTGTCCACAAACGCGCCGTTTCTGTTTTCCCGCGCTGACGCCTTGGAAATGGACGGCTACGACTTCAAGATAAGGGACGTCTGCGCCGCTACATTGACGGCACGTCCCGTCGAGATAGCGTCGGTGGACCGGAGGACAAGGATCAATGCCGTGAACGGCGAAATTGCCATGAACAATCCGACGGCCGCCGCAATTACGCACGTGCTTCACAACAAGCTAGAATTTCCGCTCTGTAATGGAGTGGAGGATCTGCTCGTTGTGTCGCTGGGAAATGCGCAATCCGAATCTGGCATCGGAAATATCACTTCGTCACCGACCGGACTCTTAAGGATAGCCGGAGAAGGAGCTTCCGACGTG GTTGATCAAGCTGTTTCAATGGCGTTCGGTCAATGGCGGACAAGTAATTATGTGCGCATTCAG GCAAATGGTACTCCTCCAGCTAATTACAAGAGCATGGATTTGATGGCCCTGACGGAAAATATGTTGGTCCAGAAGAATGTGGAGTCTGTTCTGTTTCATGGGAGGAGAATGGTTGAGAGCACAAATCTAGAGAAACTAGAAATGCTTGCTGGAGAGGTAATCAAAGagcaagagagaagaaaaaccaGCATTTTGCCAACAGTGGTGTTGAAGCAGGCATCTCCTTCCCCTAGAACTTCTTCTGCCACCACTCTCTCGACCCTATCttcttgctag